One Oncorhynchus clarkii lewisi isolate Uvic-CL-2024 chromosome 32, UVic_Ocla_1.0, whole genome shotgun sequence DNA window includes the following coding sequences:
- the LOC139392361 gene encoding transcription factor 19-like, whose protein sequence is MLSGVQPCFQLLRIGSSSTDLAQDLYTFRPALTHSVFRLGRAAELCDVTLDSTSVSRIHAELHAEREVEGAAEGGWKVQLKDRSSHGTWVNEVRLQPSVQWELSDGDTLTFGCQSERGSPEFYFLFQKVSVRPLDFDAITIPKAGTFSSDLKNRIRTSLDRKAVANLDLSTWSINRATVILNSIGSLSKINGSPWTFKRSDGSITDPNSTSPPFTSLVPPSTPPPFPPTTSVVSSKSLPASSKSRRKSAHTVLLEDDSSDEARNHRSVKDIQRGTKRRRLYKSESEGFHASLAKTDQDVRRQFELKPVPKPIANGHAIVANGKLNHVSFNINQRREIDPNHQRTGPNMNVSVFRQQNIFPPPSSGRGRRRAHSSPVYSPMVVGGESYSLVSPSLRICKEERARPGQFARFHVTTGKRRGRPRKHPPPRPSLPPPSSSSSSSTSSSSSSSSSSSSSSEDEEEGVVSQGVEPCAAPRCRLPQQDTVQWVQCDDCDAWYHLDCLHCDRKNLLLDPNADFHCGCC, encoded by the exons ATGCTGTCCGGAGTCCAGCCGTGTTTCCAGCTGCTGAGAATCGGCTCGTCCTCCACAGATTTGGCCCAGGACCTGTACACGTTCCGGCCGGCGCTGACCCACTCAGTGTTTCGGCTGGGCCGTGCGGCAGAGCTGTGTGATGTCACCCTGGACTCGACGTCCGTGTCCCGGATCCATGCCGAGCTGCATgctgagagggaggtggagggggcggCCGAGGGGGGCTGGAAGGTGCAGCTAAAGGACCGGAGCAGCCATG GTACCTGGGTGAATGAGGTCCGTCTGCAGCCCAGTGTCCAATGGGAGCTCTCAGATGGCGACACACTCACCTTCGGCTGCCAATCAGAGCGAGGGAGCCCAGAGTTCTACTTTCTCTTCCAGAAGGTTAGCGTGCGGCCGTTGGACTTTGACGCCATCACCATCCCCAAGGCCGGCACCTTCTCCTCCGACCTGAAGAACCGAATCAGAACGAGCCTGGACCGCAAGGCGGTGGCCAACTTGGATCTCTCCACTTGGTCAATCAACAGGGCGACTGTCATTCTGAATTCCATTGGAAGCCTGAGCAAGATCAATGGGAGTCCTTGGACATTTAAGAGGAGTGACGGCAGTATCACAGACCCAAACTCCACCTCCCCGCCTTTCACATCCTTGGTCccgccctccacccctcctcccttcccgCCCACTACCTCTGTGGTCTCATCCAAGTCACTCCCGGCATCATCCAAGAGCAGGCGCAAGTCAGCCCACACTGTACTTCTGGAGGATGACAGCTCGGACGAGGCCAGGAACCACCGAAGCGTGAAGGACATCCAGAGAGGGACGAAGAGAAGACGCCTCTACAAGTCTGAGTCTGAGGGTTTCCACGCTTCTTTAGCCAAAACGGACCAGGATGTACGACGCCAGTTCGAACTGAAGCCTGTGCCTAAACCGATTGCAAACGGTCACGCAATCGTCGCTAACGGCAAACTCAACCACGTATCCTTCAACATCAATCAGAGGCGGGAGATCGACCCAAACCATCAAAGGACTGGCCCAAATATGAACGTCTCTGTGTTTCGCCAGCAGAATATTTTTCCGCCGCCATCTTCTGGGAGGGGAAGGCGACGGGCTCACAGCTCCCCAGTGTACTCCCCTATGGTGGTGGGAGGAGAGAGCTACTCGCTGGTGTCCCCGTCCCTTAGGATCTGCAAAGAGGAGAGAGCACGGCCAGGGCAGTTTGCCAGATTTCATGTCACCACTGG cAAGCGGCGGGGCCGACCAAGGAAGCACCCTCCTCCGCggccctcccttccccctccttcctcttcctcctcttcctccacatcctcctcgtcctcctcttcgagctcctcctcgtcctcctcagaAGACGAAGAGGAGGGGGTGGTATCCCAGGGGGTGGAGCCCTGTGCCGCGCCTCGCTGCCGCCTGCCCCAGCAGGACACGGTGCAGTGGGTCCAGTGTGACGACTGCGACGCCTGGTACCACCTGGACTGCCTGCACTGCGACCGCAAGAACCTCCTGCTGGACCCCAACGCAGACTTCCACTGTGGCTGCTGCTGA